The region CCACCCAGGGCATAACCGGCCACCGCCGCGACGACCGGTTTGCGACAGGTGGTCACGCGCTCCCATCCCTCGGTGATGAAATCGGCGAGATAGGCATCCATGTATGATTTCTCCGCCATCTCCTTGATGTCGGCGCCGGCCGCGAAGGCCTTCTCGGAACCCGTAAGCACGATGCAGCCGATATTCTCGTCGGCCTCGAAAGCGTCGAGCGCCTGGCCAAGCTCACCGATCAGCGCATCGCACAGCGCGTTCAGCGCCTTGGGCCGGTTCAATCGGACGACGCCGACATGGCCCTGGGTTTCAACTTCTATATTTTCATAGGCCATGATGGGCCTCCTCGGTCTGACAAATGGTTTGAGTTTCGATATCCGTGATTCCGGCGCCCGGTGCGCGCATTTCGTCGGACGCCCGCTTATGGCGTTCCCGGTGCGATGGCGTAGCGGACGACGGCGCCGCCGTCCTTGGTTTCCACATTCACGCGCAACACCTCCGCGCCGCGTGCCCAGGTTCCGTCGGCCCCGGGCTGCCAGCCCAGCGCCGGCAGTGTCTCGGCATAGAACGCACGCACCCCTGCCGGGTCCACACGCCCGCTCGCCACCGCCTGCACGATGCGACCTTCGGGTTTGTCGAACGCAACCCCGGCGTCCATATCCTCGATCAGCCCGGGCGCCAGGGGCAAATCATCGACATCCGCGAGATAGGACGGCCCTTGTGCTGCAACCGGGCCGGCCGGCATGGCCAGCACGAGCAACGCCGACATCAGCGCCGCCGCAACACGCGGGAGGGTTATTGTGCAAAGCAACATAAAGCCGCTCTTAGCTCACCGTTGCTGCCGAGAGCAATAGAAAGTGGACCGACCGGATTGAACGATTCGGGCGATGCGGCAGTCCTCAAACCCCGCATCGGCGCATTTGGCGCAAGTCTCACCGGCCCGGTCATAGACCGCCCAGCGATGCTGGAAGTATCCGAGCTCCCCATCCGTGTGGACATAATCGCGCAACGACGACCCGCCGGCCTCGATCGCCTCGGCCAGCACATCACGGACCGCGCCGACAAGGCGTTCGGCACGGCCGCCCGCGACCGTGTGTGCGCTGCGCCGGGGACTGATTCCGGCGCGCCAAAGGGCTTCGCAGGCATAGATATTGCCGATCCCGGCAACGACCCGCTGATCGAGCAATGCCGCCTTGATCGGGGTCCGTTTGCCGCGCAGCATCCCGGCCAGATAACCGCTGGAGAACGCCTCCGACAGGGGCTCCGGGCCGAGTGTGCGCAGATGCGGGCTCGCCGCCTCGCCGCCGGGGGCGATCAGGTCCATGAAACCGAACCGGCGCGTGTCGTTATAAACGACCCGCCCGCCATCCTCGGCCTCAACCAGAACATGGTCGTGTTTCTCCGCCAGTGCCCAGCCGGAATTGTGCCCGGCCTGCCCCGACGAGGCAGCCGCACCGGGTGTCACCGTGAAACGACCGGACATGCCGAGATGGGCGAGCCACGTCTCACCACTGTCGAGCCGGATCAGAATGTATTTCGCCCGCCGCACGACTTCGGTCACTTTCCGGCCGGTCAACCGGTCGGAAAAGCCTTCGGGAAAGGGGAATCGCAGGTCGGGCCGGCGCAGCTCGACCCGTGTGAGGCGCTTGCCCTCGAGCGCGGGACGCAGGCCGCGAACGACAGTTTCGACTTCGGGCAATTCAGGCATATCGGCATCCGGCGGCGGATCTCAGGCGTGCCTGTCTTATCACGCAGATGGTCGCAGGGCGGCTTTTCTTTTGCCGCCCGAGGCCCTCGTCCGATATGTTCGCCCGGCTATGCGCGAACCTGGCCCCAAATCGCCGCACGACACCACGCATTTTGGCTTCGAAGACGTCCCCGTCTCGGAGAAGAGCGGACGTGTGCGCGATGTCTTCTCCTCCGTCGCCGGCAGCTACGACCTGATGAACGACCTGATGAGCATGGGGGTCCACAGGCTCTGGAAATCGGTCTTCGTCGGCATGGTCGCCCGGCGGCCCGATCTGCGGACCGTCGATGTAGCGGGCGGCACGGGCGACATCGCATTCCGAATCCGCGAAAAGGCGCGCCCGGGCACGCGTATCACGGTCTGCGATATCAACGCCGACATGCTGGCGGTCGGCCGGGACCGCGCGATCGATCGCGGGATTCTCGATCGTGACGACGGCATCCGCTGGGTCTGCGGGGACGCAGAAGCGCTGCCCGCACCGGATTCGAGCTTCGACGTCTATACGATCGCCTTCGGCATGCGCAACGTCACCGACATTCCGGCCGCTCTGGCCGAGGCGCGCCGCGTCCTGCGCCCCGGCGGCCAGTTCCTGTGTCTCGAATTCAGCCAGGTTGTCCTGCCCGTGCTGGACGAAGTCTACGACCGCTACTCCTTTTCGGTCCTTCCCTGGCTCGGCAAAAGGGTCGCGCGCGACGAGGCCGCCTACCGCTATCTCGCCGAAAGCATTCGCCAATTCCCCAATCAGGATGCCTATCGCGAGTTGATCCGCGAGGCGGGGCTGGAATCCGTCCGGGTCCGAAACCTGTCGGGCGGTATCGCGGCCATTCACACAGCCCGCCGGATCTGAACGGCGATGCTGCGGGCTCTGCGAAACATCTTCAGGCTGATCGCGATCGCGCGCACCCTGGCGCGCTATGACGCGCTGTTCCCCGCCGACTGGCTGCCCGCCACAGGCGGCCTTGTGTTTGCCGCGCGTGTCCTGTCGGGTTTCCGCACCGCCCCGGGCATCCGCGACCTGCGGCCCGGCGAACGCCTGGCCCGCGCGCTGCAGGATCTCGGCCCCAGTTTCATCAAGTTCGGCCAGATGCTCTCCACACGCCCCGACCTGGTCGGCGAGAGCATCGCCAATGATCTTTCGAGCCTGCAGGACAGGCTGCCGCCCTTCTCGAGTGCCGCGGCACGCGCCGCCATCGAGGCCGAGTTCGATCGGCCGGTCGCCGACATGTTCGAACATTTCGAGGACACGCCCGTGGCAGCGGCCTCGATCGCGCAGGTTCACGCGGCCCGTGTTCGCCTGCCGGCGTCCGATGAGGACACAAACGCCGCCGAGGACCGCCCGGAAACCAGGGACGTCGCGGTCAAGGTCCTGCGACCGGGCATCGAGCGCGCCGTTGAGCGCGATCTCGACCTGTTCCGCTGGATCGCCGACATCGCCGAGACGACCCAGCCGCGCCTGCGCCGGCTGAAACCGGTGGTCGCGGTCGAGACCTTCGCCGAAAGCCTGCGCTGGGAAATGGATCTGCGCATGGAAGGCGCGGCCGCGTCGGAGCTGCACGGCAATTTCGAGGACGACCCGATGTATGTCGTCCCCATGATCGACTGGGAGCGGACCGGGCGCCGGGTCCTGACGACCGAGTGGATATCCGGCATCCCGGTGAATGACGTGGACGATCTGGTCGCGGCCGGACACGACCGCGAAGCGATCGTGCGCAAGGCATCGGAATCCTTTTTCCTGCAAGTCTTCCGCGACGGCTTCTTCCACGCCGACATGCACCCGGGCAACGCCTTCGTGCGCGACGATGGGGCGCTGTGCGTCGTCGATTTCGGGATCATGGGCCGGATCGACCGGCGCACGCGCTATTTCCTGGCCGACATGCTGCTCGGCTTCGTCACCGGTGACTATGAACGCGTCGCGGATGTTCACTTCCAGGCGAACTACGTCCCGGCCGGCACGGACCGTCAGGTGTTCCACCAGGCGATCCGCGCGATCGGAGAGCCGATCTTCGACCGCCCGCCGAGCGAGATATCCATTGCCCGGCTGCTGGCGCAGCTGTTCCAGGTCTCCGAGCGGTTCGACATGGAAGCGCAGCCCGAACTCCTGCTGCTGCAGAAGACCATGTTGCTGGCCGAAGGGGTCGGCAGGCGCCTCGCGCCGGAACTGAACATGTGGCAACTGGCCTTGCCCCTGGTCGAGGAATGGATGCGCGAACATCGCGGGCCCGAGGCGCGGCTGGCCGAGATAACCGCCGATGTGATCCATGCCGCCACCCGGTTGCCGAAGGCCGTCGAGGCCGTCGAGCAGGCCGCCACGCGCATTGCCGATGGCGAGGTCAAACTCGACCTTGGGCGCAGCGGTGCGCCCCAATGGCCACTATGGGTGGCGGTGGCCGTGCTCGCGGGCCTGATTCTCGCGGAGCTCCTGACATAGGTCCGAGCCATAAACCGCGCTCACGCCGTTATTGCCGCGATCTTGCAGCGGACTTGCTGCGATGCGGGAAAAACCTATCTATCTACATACAATCTTCGTAGATTAATCGCTCGCCCCCCGGTCGGGGCTGTATGTGGAGATTCTCCCGATGTTGCATGGCAAACGTATCCTGCTGATCGTCAGCGGTGGCATTGCCGCCTACAAGGCGCTGGAGCTTGTACGCCGCCTGCGCGAGCGCGGCGCAGCCGTACGCTGCGTCCTGACCCGCGGTGG is a window of Alphaproteobacteria bacterium DNA encoding:
- the mutM gene encoding bifunctional DNA-formamidopyrimidine glycosylase/DNA-(apurinic or apyrimidinic site) lyase — encoded protein: MPELPEVETVVRGLRPALEGKRLTRVELRRPDLRFPFPEGFSDRLTGRKVTEVVRRAKYILIRLDSGETWLAHLGMSGRFTVTPGAAASSGQAGHNSGWALAEKHDHVLVEAEDGGRVVYNDTRRFGFMDLIAPGGEAASPHLRTLGPEPLSEAFSSGYLAGMLRGKRTPIKAALLDQRVVAGIGNIYACEALWRAGISPRRSAHTVAGGRAERLVGAVRDVLAEAIEAGGSSLRDYVHTDGELGYFQHRWAVYDRAGETCAKCADAGFEDCRIARIVQSGRSTFYCSRQQR
- a CDS encoding class I SAM-dependent methyltransferase, which translates into the protein MREPGPKSPHDTTHFGFEDVPVSEKSGRVRDVFSSVAGSYDLMNDLMSMGVHRLWKSVFVGMVARRPDLRTVDVAGGTGDIAFRIREKARPGTRITVCDINADMLAVGRDRAIDRGILDRDDGIRWVCGDAEALPAPDSSFDVYTIAFGMRNVTDIPAALAEARRVLRPGGQFLCLEFSQVVLPVLDEVYDRYSFSVLPWLGKRVARDEAAYRYLAESIRQFPNQDAYRELIREAGLESVRVRNLSGGIAAIHTARRI
- the ubiB gene encoding 2-polyprenylphenol 6-hydroxylase codes for the protein MLRALRNIFRLIAIARTLARYDALFPADWLPATGGLVFAARVLSGFRTAPGIRDLRPGERLARALQDLGPSFIKFGQMLSTRPDLVGESIANDLSSLQDRLPPFSSAAARAAIEAEFDRPVADMFEHFEDTPVAAASIAQVHAARVRLPASDEDTNAAEDRPETRDVAVKVLRPGIERAVERDLDLFRWIADIAETTQPRLRRLKPVVAVETFAESLRWEMDLRMEGAAASELHGNFEDDPMYVVPMIDWERTGRRVLTTEWISGIPVNDVDDLVAAGHDREAIVRKASESFFLQVFRDGFFHADMHPGNAFVRDDGALCVVDFGIMGRIDRRTRYFLADMLLGFVTGDYERVADVHFQANYVPAGTDRQVFHQAIRAIGEPIFDRPPSEISIARLLAQLFQVSERFDMEAQPELLLLQKTMLLAEGVGRRLAPELNMWQLALPLVEEWMREHRGPEARLAEITADVIHAATRLPKAVEAVEQAATRIADGEVKLDLGRSGAPQWPLWVAVAVLAGLILAELLT